Proteins co-encoded in one Paracoccus aestuarii genomic window:
- a CDS encoding HlyD family type I secretion periplasmic adaptor subunit: protein MAEPWPVRGSIIIGLTTVIVLVGGFLIWSLSSEISGAVVASGQVEVEQHRQIVQHPDGGVVQQISVAEGDRVEAGDLVLSLDGNLLRTEYTIVNGQYFEILARRGRLEAERSDADEILFTAELLDEGKGSPTVSSLIDGQASLFHARLDTLRQSMDQLGKQAETITSEMAGIEAQIAALARQRELIGRELTDQQSLLDRGLAQASRVLALEREAARMDGELGSLQAGLASAAIRQTELEIQRLRLSAERREEAETQLRDLGYRELELAERRRSLTEQLDRLEIRAPVSGVIYNMQVTTPRSVIRPADALMYVIPQDRPLVIGARVATINIDEIQPGQPVALRFSAFSQRTTPEISGRLDRVSADALIDEATRMPYYRAEVSIPPEELEKLGALSLVPGMPVEVYIQTGNRSPMAYLMKPLTDYFVRAFRES from the coding sequence ATTGCCGAGCCATGGCCCGTTCGAGGGTCCATCATCATCGGTTTGACCACCGTGATCGTCCTGGTTGGTGGCTTTCTGATCTGGTCGCTCTCCTCTGAAATTTCAGGGGCTGTCGTGGCCAGCGGCCAGGTCGAGGTCGAACAGCATCGTCAGATTGTCCAGCATCCTGATGGAGGGGTTGTCCAACAGATATCGGTGGCCGAAGGCGACCGGGTCGAGGCAGGTGATCTTGTTCTGTCGCTGGACGGCAATCTGCTGCGTACCGAGTACACGATCGTCAATGGCCAGTACTTTGAGATCCTTGCGCGTCGGGGTCGGCTGGAGGCCGAACGCTCGGACGCGGATGAAATCCTGTTCACGGCCGAGCTTTTGGACGAGGGCAAAGGCTCGCCAACGGTATCTAGCCTGATTGACGGTCAAGCCAGCCTTTTTCATGCCCGCCTGGACACGCTGCGCCAGTCGATGGACCAGCTGGGCAAGCAGGCCGAGACCATCACCTCGGAAATGGCCGGGATCGAGGCGCAGATCGCGGCGCTGGCCCGCCAGCGCGAGCTGATCGGCCGCGAACTGACCGACCAGCAGAGCCTGCTGGACCGCGGCCTGGCCCAGGCAAGCCGGGTCCTGGCCCTGGAACGTGAGGCCGCGCGCATGGATGGCGAGCTGGGATCGCTGCAGGCGGGGCTGGCCTCGGCCGCGATCCGCCAGACCGAGCTGGAGATCCAGCGCCTGCGCCTTTCGGCCGAACGCCGCGAGGAGGCCGAGACCCAGCTGCGCGACTTGGGCTATCGCGAGCTGGAGCTGGCCGAGCGCCGCCGCAGCCTGACCGAGCAGCTGGACCGGCTGGAGATCCGGGCCCCGGTCTCCGGGGTGATCTACAACATGCAGGTGACGACACCGCGATCGGTGATCCGGCCCGCAGACGCGCTGATGTATGTCATCCCGCAGGACCGGCCCTTGGTGATCGGCGCGCGGGTGGCGACGATCAATATCGACGAGATCCAGCCCGGCCAGCCCGTCGCCCTGCGCTTTTCCGCATTCTCGCAGCGCACCACGCCCGAGATCTCGGGCCGTCTGGACCGGGTCTCGGCCGATGCGCTGATCGACGAGGCGACCCGCATGCCCTATTACCGCGCCGAGGTCTCGATCCCGCCCGAGGAGCTGGAGAAGCTGGGCGCGCTGTCGCTGGTGCCCGGCATGCCGGTCGAGGTCTATATCCAGACCGGCAACCGCAGCCCGATGGCCTATCTGATGAAGCCGCTGACCGACTATTTCGTGCGCGCCTTCCGCGAAAGCTGA
- a CDS encoding short-chain fatty acid transporter — MLRFLARPATRMMERWLPDAFIFVIVLTLIAAATAMLTQGTAPLDLVQMWGNGFWELLSFAMQMLLVLVTGFILASSPPVKRLLRRIAGLATSRGGAIVLVSLVSLAASWINWGFGLVVGAIFAREVARLVRVDYRLLVAAAYSGFVIWHGGLSGSIPLTVATPGHFTEGQIGILPTAQTIFAGWNLMIALAVILAVPLVNYLMMPTEREQVLVDPARLQDPEPAPRAARPTPAEWLETSPLLMLLIGIPGLAWLMMHFLGGGALNLNVVNFLFLFLGIICHGTPRSLLSALDEAVRGGAGIVIQFPFYAGIMAIMVQSGLAASLSEWFVSISTAETLPFWSFIAAGIVNIFVPSGGGQWAVQAPVMLPAAEALGADVAKVVMGVAWGDAWTNLLQPFWALPMLGIAGLKARDIMGFCVIQLVVVGAIVGGILWWI, encoded by the coding sequence ATGCTAAGATTTCTGGCCCGTCCCGCAACACGCATGATGGAGCGGTGGCTGCCCGACGCCTTCATCTTCGTCATCGTGCTGACCCTGATCGCGGCGGCAACGGCGATGCTGACCCAAGGGACGGCGCCGCTGGACCTGGTCCAGATGTGGGGCAACGGCTTCTGGGAGCTGCTGTCCTTTGCCATGCAGATGCTGCTGGTGCTGGTCACGGGCTTCATCCTGGCATCATCCCCGCCGGTCAAGCGGCTGCTGCGCAGGATCGCGGGGCTAGCGACCAGCCGGGGCGGCGCGATCGTGCTGGTCAGCCTGGTCTCGCTGGCGGCCAGCTGGATCAACTGGGGCTTTGGCCTGGTGGTGGGCGCGATCTTCGCGCGCGAGGTGGCGCGGCTGGTGCGGGTCGATTACCGGCTGCTGGTGGCCGCGGCCTATTCGGGCTTCGTGATCTGGCACGGGGGCCTGTCGGGGTCGATCCCGCTGACGGTGGCGACGCCGGGGCATTTCACCGAAGGCCAGATCGGCATCCTGCCCACCGCGCAGACGATCTTTGCCGGCTGGAACCTGATGATCGCGCTGGCGGTGATCCTGGCCGTGCCCTTGGTCAACTATCTGATGATGCCCACCGAACGCGAGCAGGTACTGGTCGATCCGGCCCGGCTGCAGGACCCCGAGCCCGCCCCCCGCGCCGCCCGTCCCACGCCCGCGGAATGGTTGGAGACCAGCCCCCTGCTGATGCTGCTGATCGGGATACCGGGGCTGGCCTGGCTGATGATGCATTTCCTGGGCGGCGGCGCGCTGAACCTGAACGTGGTGAACTTCCTGTTCCTGTTCCTGGGCATCATCTGCCACGGCACGCCGCGCAGCCTGCTGTCCGCCTTGGACGAGGCCGTGCGCGGCGGCGCGGGCATCGTGATCCAGTTCCCCTTCTATGCCGGGATCATGGCGATCATGGTCCAGAGCGGGCTGGCCGCCAGCCTGTCGGAATGGTTCGTGTCGATCTCGACCGCCGAGACGCTGCCCTTCTGGAGCTTCATCGCGGCGGGGATCGTGAACATCTTCGTGCCCTCGGGAGGCGGGCAATGGGCGGTGCAGGCGCCTGTGATGCTGCCCGCGGCCGAGGCGCTTGGCGCGGATGTGGCCAAGGTGGTGATGGGGGTCGCTTGGGGCGATGCCTGGACGAACCTGCTGCAGCCCTTCTGGGCGCTGCCGATGCTGGGGATCGCAGGGCTGAAGGCGCGCGACATCATGGGGTTCTGCGTGATCCAGCTGGTCGTGGTCGGCGCAATCGTCGGCGGGATCCTGTGGTGGATCTGA
- the rnr gene encoding ribonuclease R: MTQIPSKAQIMEWVAEHPEANSKRDIAKAFGIKGAARIELKRLLKVLESEGHLERRRRHYLDAEALPPVTVLELLAPDGSGDLFARPLEWSGTGPMPRILYAALKSDPALGRGDRFLGRLIPVLGEDHQYQARLIRRITAQANRITGIFRKDSEGGRILPIDKGQDKEWRVRADATLDAANGELVQAEQIGPRHRMGLPQARIIERLGDPSAPRAVSLIAIHQHGIPDEFPQKAIDEAEAATPAPLKGRDDLRPLPLVTIDPSDARDHDDAVAAFIEEGGGATIWVAIADVAHYVRAGSALDREAWTRGNSTYFPDRVVPMLPEALSADLCSLHEGVDRAVIAVEMRLDAQGNKTAHRFHRGVMNSRASLAYEQAQAGADGHPDAQTEPLMDEVIRPLWHAYGLLKSARERRQPLELDLPERRIELVPEGRVKAVAFRERLDAHRLIEEFMVLANVAAAEELIRRQRPLLFRVHEEPSLDKMEALREVAQASGFTLAKGQVLHTSHLNRLLAQAEGSDFDELINISTLRSMTQAYYHPENYGHFGLSLKSYAHFTSPIRRYADLVVHRALIAAHGWGKDGLTEDQIERLPETATHISETERRSMAAERDTTDRYLASFLADRVGTEMAGRISGIQKFGAFVKLDETGADGLLPIRAIGQEYFHFDADAQMLIGSDTGLEIGIGQRVLVRLAEALPLTGGLTLDLLELEGQALPRGPQKGKRGRNPTRMGVKSRLAEIKRATKRRRKR, translated from the coding sequence ATGACCCAGATCCCCAGCAAGGCCCAGATCATGGAATGGGTGGCCGAGCATCCGGAGGCCAATTCCAAGCGCGACATCGCCAAGGCCTTCGGCATCAAGGGCGCCGCGCGGATCGAGCTGAAGCGCCTGCTGAAGGTGCTTGAATCCGAGGGCCATCTGGAACGCCGCCGCCGCCACTATCTGGACGCCGAGGCGCTGCCGCCGGTCACCGTGCTGGAGCTGCTGGCCCCCGACGGCTCGGGCGATCTCTTCGCGCGGCCGCTGGAATGGTCGGGGACGGGGCCGATGCCGCGCATCCTCTATGCGGCCCTGAAATCGGACCCGGCACTGGGGCGCGGCGACCGCTTCCTGGGCCGTCTGATCCCGGTTCTGGGCGAGGATCACCAGTATCAGGCCCGCCTGATCCGCCGCATCACGGCGCAGGCGAACCGCATCACCGGCATTTTCCGCAAGGACAGCGAGGGCGGCCGCATCCTGCCCATCGACAAGGGCCAGGACAAGGAATGGCGCGTCCGTGCCGATGCCACGCTGGATGCCGCCAATGGCGAACTGGTCCAGGCCGAACAGATCGGCCCCCGCCACCGCATGGGCCTGCCGCAGGCGCGCATCATCGAACGGCTCGGCGACCCCTCGGCCCCCCGCGCCGTCAGCCTGATCGCGATCCACCAGCACGGCATCCCCGACGAATTTCCCCAGAAGGCCATCGACGAGGCCGAGGCCGCCACACCCGCGCCCCTCAAGGGCCGCGACGACCTGCGCCCGCTGCCGCTGGTCACCATCGACCCTTCCGATGCGCGCGACCATGACGATGCGGTCGCCGCCTTCATCGAGGAGGGTGGCGGCGCGACCATCTGGGTCGCCATCGCCGATGTCGCCCATTACGTCCGCGCGGGCTCCGCGCTGGACCGCGAGGCCTGGACGCGGGGCAACTCGACCTATTTCCCCGACCGCGTGGTGCCGATGCTGCCCGAGGCGCTGTCAGCCGACCTCTGTTCGCTGCACGAGGGCGTGGACCGCGCCGTGATCGCGGTCGAGATGCGGCTGGACGCGCAGGGCAACAAGACCGCCCACCGCTTTCATCGCGGCGTGATGAACAGCCGCGCCAGCCTGGCCTATGAACAGGCCCAGGCCGGGGCGGACGGGCACCCCGACGCCCAGACCGAGCCGCTGATGGATGAGGTCATCCGCCCCCTCTGGCACGCCTATGGCCTGCTGAAATCAGCCCGCGAACGCCGCCAGCCGCTGGAGCTGGACCTGCCCGAACGCCGGATCGAGCTGGTCCCCGAAGGCCGCGTCAAGGCCGTGGCCTTCCGCGAACGCCTGGACGCGCATCGCCTGATCGAGGAATTCATGGTCCTGGCCAATGTGGCCGCCGCCGAGGAGCTGATCCGCCGCCAGCGCCCCCTGCTGTTCCGCGTCCATGAGGAACCCAGCCTCGACAAGATGGAGGCGCTGCGCGAGGTGGCCCAGGCCTCGGGCTTCACCTTGGCCAAGGGTCAGGTGCTGCATACCAGCCACCTCAACCGCCTGCTGGCCCAGGCCGAGGGCAGCGATTTCGACGAGCTGATCAACATCAGCACGCTGCGATCCATGACCCAGGCCTATTACCACCCGGAAAACTACGGCCATTTCGGCCTGTCGCTGAAAAGCTACGCGCATTTCACCTCGCCCATCCGCCGCTATGCGGACCTCGTGGTGCATCGCGCGCTGATCGCGGCCCATGGCTGGGGCAAGGACGGGCTGACCGAGGACCAGATCGAACGCCTGCCCGAGACCGCCACCCATATCAGCGAGACCGAGCGCCGCTCGATGGCCGCCGAACGCGACACGACCGACCGCTACCTGGCCTCCTTCCTGGCGGATCGCGTGGGCACGGAAATGGCGGGCCGCATCAGCGGCATCCAGAAATTCGGCGCCTTCGTCAAGCTGGACGAGACCGGCGCCGACGGCCTGCTGCCCATCCGCGCCATCGGCCAGGAGTATTTCCACTTCGACGCCGATGCCCAGATGCTGATCGGCAGCGATACCGGGCTGGAGATCGGCATCGGCCAACGTGTCCTGGTCCGCCTGGCCGAGGCGCTGCCCCTGACCGGCGGCCTGACCCTGGACCTCCTGGAACTGGAGGGCCAGGCCCTGCCGCGCGGCCCCCAAAAGGGCAAGCGCGGCCGCAACCCGACCCGCATGGGCGTGAAATCCCGCCTGGCCGAAATCAAGCGCGCCACCAAACGCCGCCGCAAACGCTGA
- a CDS encoding GNAT family N-acetyltransferase, whose amino-acid sequence MMIEETTDLAACHALRRTVFIEEQSVPEADEMDDLDADAIHLLARDGDRPVATARLLIKGDIGKIGRVCVLADQRGTGLGAALMQAAIDALIARGVREAHLGSQVHAMGFYEKLGFVAEGPVYDDAGIPHRDMVRVIA is encoded by the coding sequence ATGATGATCGAGGAGACGACCGACCTGGCCGCCTGCCACGCCCTGCGCCGCACGGTCTTCATCGAGGAACAATCCGTTCCCGAGGCCGATGAGATGGACGACCTGGACGCGGACGCCATCCACCTGCTGGCCCGCGATGGCGACCGACCCGTGGCCACCGCCCGCCTGCTGATCAAGGGCGATATCGGCAAGATCGGCCGCGTCTGCGTGCTGGCCGACCAGCGCGGCACGGGCCTCGGCGCGGCGCTGATGCAGGCCGCCATCGACGCGCTGATCGCGCGCGGCGTGCGCGAGGCGCATCTGGGCTCGCAGGTCCATGCGATGGGCTTTTACGAAAAGCTGGGCTTCGTCGCCGAAGGGCCGGTCTATGACGATGCGGGCATCCCGCATCGCGACATGGTGCGGGTGATCGCATGA
- the dapE gene encoding succinyl-diaminopimelate desuccinylase, producing the protein MDAADLTARLIRCPSVTPEEGGALVLLQDLLEGAGFECHRVDRGETSNLFARWGAKGARAIGFNGHTDVVPPGDPASWTHPPFSGHWDDDDVIWGRGATDMKSGVAAFVCAAIDFVRETPPDGAVILTITGDEEGPSRDGTIAILDWMAAQGEVMEACIVGEPSNPEVMGEMMKIGRRGSATYTIAAKGRQGHAAYPHKALNPLHALTRYLAELTAEPLDRGTDHFDPSGLQITTIDCGNPASNVIPERATAVVNIRFNDLHTGAGLLDRLRERAAAVTAETGVALDVAAQISGEAFLTAPGPFVDMVRGVVQQETNRQPVLSTSGGTSDARFVKDHCPVVEFGLVGAHMHQVDERVPAQQVRQLKVIYQRILERFFA; encoded by the coding sequence ATGGATGCCGCCGACCTGACCGCCCGCCTGATCCGCTGCCCCTCGGTCACCCCCGAGGAGGGCGGCGCGCTGGTCCTGCTGCAGGACCTGCTGGAGGGGGCGGGGTTCGAATGCCACCGCGTGGACCGGGGCGAGACGTCGAACCTCTTTGCGCGGTGGGGCGCCAAGGGCGCGCGGGCGATCGGCTTCAACGGGCATACCGACGTGGTGCCGCCGGGCGATCCGGCATCCTGGACGCATCCGCCCTTTTCGGGGCATTGGGACGATGATGACGTCATCTGGGGGCGCGGCGCGACGGACATGAAGTCCGGCGTCGCGGCCTTCGTCTGCGCGGCCATCGACTTCGTGCGCGAGACCCCGCCCGACGGCGCGGTGATCCTCACCATCACCGGCGACGAGGAGGGCCCGTCCCGCGACGGCACCATCGCGATCCTGGACTGGATGGCGGCCCAGGGCGAGGTCATGGAGGCCTGCATCGTGGGCGAGCCCTCGAACCCCGAAGTCATGGGCGAGATGATGAAGATCGGCCGCCGCGGATCGGCGACCTATACCATCGCCGCCAAGGGCCGTCAGGGTCACGCCGCCTATCCGCACAAGGCGCTGAACCCGCTGCACGCCCTGACCCGCTATCTGGCCGAGCTGACCGCCGAGCCGCTGGACCGGGGGACGGATCATTTCGACCCCTCGGGCCTGCAGATCACCACCATCGATTGCGGCAACCCGGCGTCCAACGTCATCCCGGAGCGAGCGACGGCGGTGGTCAATATCCGCTTCAACGACCTGCATACCGGCGCGGGGCTGCTGGACCGTCTGCGCGAGCGGGCGGCGGCCGTCACCGCCGAGACCGGCGTGGCGCTGGACGTCGCGGCCCAGATCTCGGGCGAGGCCTTCCTGACCGCGCCCGGCCCCTTCGTCGACATGGTCCGCGGCGTCGTCCAGCAGGAGACCAACCGCCAGCCGGTCCTGTCGACCTCCGGCGGGACGTCGGATGCGCGTTTCGTCAAGGATCACTGCCCGGTGGTGGAATTCGGCCTGGTCGGGGCCCACATGCACCAGGTGGACGAACGCGTCCCCGCCCAGCAGGTCCGCCAGCTGAAGGTGATCTATCAACGCATCCTGGAAAGGTTCTTCGCATGA
- a CDS encoding sulfite exporter TauE/SafE family protein: protein MFGLEPWQFLAAFGITAFAGFVKGALGFAMPMIMMSAFGSIMPAAVALPAMILPTLFTNVQQAVRDGRGPALESARKFRLHIAMVCLFICVSAGFAAIMPQWIMYGLLGVPITLFALWQLSGRPLVLNLRHRRRAEGWSGVIGGLYGGISGIWGPPLIVYLLSIGTDKKEQVRVQGVVFLIGAVVLFVAHLVSGLLNAQTLPLSALLCIPAFAGMMAGFALQDRLDVAQFRRWTLILLILTGLNLVRRAIELWSL, encoded by the coding sequence ATGTTCGGACTGGAGCCTTGGCAATTCCTGGCGGCCTTCGGGATCACCGCCTTTGCGGGCTTCGTCAAAGGGGCCTTGGGCTTTGCCATGCCGATGATCATGATGTCGGCCTTCGGATCGATCATGCCCGCCGCCGTGGCCCTGCCCGCGATGATCCTGCCCACGCTCTTTACCAACGTCCAGCAGGCGGTGCGCGACGGGCGCGGGCCTGCGCTGGAATCGGCGCGCAAGTTCCGGCTGCATATCGCGATGGTCTGCCTCTTCATCTGCGTCTCGGCGGGCTTTGCCGCGATCATGCCGCAATGGATCATGTATGGGCTTCTGGGCGTGCCGATCACGCTGTTTGCATTGTGGCAGCTGTCGGGCCGCCCGCTGGTCCTGAACCTGCGCCACAGGCGGCGGGCCGAGGGCTGGTCGGGCGTCATCGGCGGGCTTTACGGCGGCATCTCGGGCATCTGGGGGCCGCCGCTGATCGTCTATCTGCTGTCCATCGGCACCGACAAGAAGGAACAGGTCCGCGTCCAGGGCGTGGTCTTTCTGATCGGGGCGGTGGTGCTGTTCGTCGCGCATCTGGTCTCGGGGCTGCTGAACGCGCAGACGCTGCCCTTGTCGGCGCTGCTCTGCATCCCGGCCTTTGCGGGCATGATGGCGGGCTTTGCGTTACAGGACCGCCTGGATGTCGCGCAGTTCCGCCGCTGGACGCTGATCCTGCTGATCCTGACCGGGTTGAACCTGGTCCGCCGTGCCATAGAACTCTGGAGCCTGTGA
- a CDS encoding acyl-CoA dehydrogenase family protein — translation MKDIQHRSDAVLAELEALQARATDALRDRVTQGGRIDAALLERHQHAAHALSWLATYVLSLRQLQAWAARVDGPIEALIVRIGMAEYLTQIRGGIPMSQTEFARLSDLGVEWDPSEEARALMAGNTPEARAELAALIAQSKGAATFGASGLEEDLEMIRDQFRRWTDDKVVPHAHDWHLKDELIPMAIIEELAELGVFGLTIPEEFGGLGMPKAAMVVVSEELSRGYIGVGSLGTRSEIAAELILCGGTDEQKAQWLPRLASGETLPTAVFTEPNTGSDLGSLRTRAVRDGDDWVVTGNKTWITHAARTHVMTLLARTDPDTTDYRGLSMFLAEKTPGTDADPFPTPGMTGGEIEVLGYRGMKEYELGFDGFRVDGANLLGGQTGQGFKQLMQTFESARIQTAARAIGVAQNALELGLQYALDRKQFGKPLAEFPRVADKLAMMAVEIMIARQLTYFSAWEKDHGRRCDLEAGMAKLLGARVAWSAADNALQIHGGNGFALEYQISRVLCDARILNIFEGAAEIQAQVIARRLLE, via the coding sequence ATGAAAGACATTCAGCACCGCTCCGACGCCGTCCTGGCCGAGCTGGAGGCCCTGCAGGCCCGCGCGACCGACGCGCTGCGCGACCGCGTGACCCAAGGCGGCCGCATCGACGCGGCCCTGCTGGAACGTCATCAACATGCCGCCCATGCGCTGTCCTGGCTGGCGACCTATGTGCTGTCGCTGCGCCAGCTGCAGGCCTGGGCCGCGCGGGTGGACGGCCCGATCGAGGCGCTGATCGTCCGGATCGGCATGGCGGAATACCTGACCCAGATCCGGGGCGGCATCCCAATGAGCCAGACGGAATTCGCCCGCCTGTCGGATCTGGGCGTCGAATGGGACCCGTCGGAGGAGGCGCGCGCTCTGATGGCCGGCAACACCCCCGAGGCGCGGGCCGAGCTGGCCGCGCTGATCGCGCAGAGCAAGGGGGCCGCGACCTTCGGCGCATCCGGGCTGGAGGAGGATCTGGAGATGATCCGCGACCAGTTCCGCCGCTGGACCGATGACAAGGTCGTCCCGCACGCCCATGACTGGCACCTGAAGGACGAGCTGATCCCGATGGCCATCATCGAGGAGCTGGCCGAACTGGGCGTCTTCGGCCTGACCATCCCCGAGGAATTCGGCGGCCTGGGCATGCCCAAGGCGGCGATGGTCGTCGTGTCCGAAGAGCTGTCGCGCGGCTATATCGGCGTGGGGTCCTTGGGCACCCGCAGCGAGATCGCGGCCGAGCTGATCCTGTGTGGCGGCACCGACGAACAGAAGGCGCAATGGCTGCCGCGCCTGGCCAGCGGAGAGACCCTGCCCACCGCCGTCTTCACCGAGCCCAATACCGGCAGCGACCTGGGCTCGCTGCGGACGCGGGCGGTGCGCGACGGCGATGATTGGGTTGTGACCGGCAACAAGACCTGGATCACCCATGCCGCGCGGACCCATGTGATGACCCTGCTGGCGCGCACCGACCCGGACACCACCGATTATCGCGGGTTGTCGATGTTCCTGGCCGAAAAGACGCCGGGCACGGACGCCGATCCCTTCCCCACCCCCGGCATGACCGGCGGCGAGATCGAGGTCCTGGGCTATCGCGGCATGAAGGAATACGAGCTGGGCTTCGACGGCTTCCGCGTGGACGGCGCGAACCTGCTGGGCGGGCAGACGGGCCAGGGCTTCAAGCAGCTGATGCAGACCTTCGAATCGGCCCGCATCCAGACCGCCGCCCGGGCCATCGGGGTCGCGCAGAACGCGCTGGAACTGGGCCTGCAATACGCGCTGGACCGCAAGCAGTTCGGCAAGCCCTTGGCCGAATTCCCGCGCGTGGCCGACAAGCTGGCGATGATGGCTGTCGAAATCATGATCGCGCGGCAGCTGACTTATTTCAGCGCGTGGGAAAAAGATCACGGTCGGCGCTGCGATCTGGAGGCCGGGATGGCCAAGCTGCTGGGCGCGCGCGTCGCCTGGTCGGCGGCGGATAATGCGCTGCAGATCCATGGTGGCAACGGTTTCGCGCTGGAATACCAGATCAGCCGGGTGCTGTGCGACGCCCGGATCCTGAACATCTTCGAGGGCGCGGCCGAGATCCAGGCCCAGGTGATCGCGCGGCGCCTGCTGGAATAA
- a CDS encoding META domain-containing protein, whose protein sequence is MSFPIRPALALAAVLSLAACNSQPAGDPMGGIPANDYVLVGIGNGTVPLRNITLTTRPEGVSGRGPCNGYAARNTVPLPALALEPLQTSGVVECADRATELRFFEALQQANEMEYFGGVLRIKGPTWLIFESGRPADQQTDALSAARGNQ, encoded by the coding sequence ATGTCCTTTCCGATCCGCCCCGCCCTTGCCCTTGCCGCCGTCCTGTCGCTGGCCGCCTGCAACTCGCAGCCGGCGGGCGATCCGATGGGCGGCATCCCGGCCAATGACTATGTCCTGGTCGGCATCGGCAACGGCACCGTGCCGCTGCGCAACATCACCCTGACCACCCGCCCCGAGGGCGTGTCGGGCCGCGGGCCCTGCAACGGCTATGCCGCGCGCAACACCGTGCCCCTGCCCGCCCTGGCGCTGGAGCCGTTGCAGACCAGCGGCGTCGTCGAATGCGCCGACCGCGCGACCGAGCTGCGCTTCTTCGAGGCGCTGCAGCAGGCCAACGAGATGGAGTATTTCGGCGGCGTGCTGCGCATCAAGGGGCCGACCTGGCTGATCTTTGAAAGCGGCCGCCCGGCGGACCAGCAGACCGACGCCCTGTCGGCGGCGCGCGGCAACCAGTAA